The following nucleotide sequence is from Trifolium pratense cultivar HEN17-A07 linkage group LG2, ARS_RC_1.1, whole genome shotgun sequence.
gcacttttattttatttgctaATATATAATTCACAATTCTGGTAAAATTGAGCATTTGCATGCTGATAAGGAGAAAAAATCATCGCAACCAAGATATAAATTGAATGTGATAAAAggcaaataaaaaagaaaatgtaaatCAATGTCTTGTTAGTTGCTCTTTGTTTCTGAGAGGAATCTTGTTAGATTGAGATGGTGATTGATCCTTATCATCACCATTTTTAGTATTAACGGCACTGGCTTCTGGCTTGGGTTTGCTAGGCTCATTTTGCGGTATACTTCGTGTCAAAAACCGGTATATCATCTCATAACTGGTGAATGTAATAACAGCAGATGGAGTTGTTCTTAATAGATTAGTTGCACAACCACGATAAAATCCCGGGATGCCTTCCTTAAGAAAAACCTTCTTAGTACAGTCAATAACCCCGGCATAATGAACACCACTATTTTTCGCATGACCTTGCTCTTGAAGTCGAGAACGTATTACCTCGTGCGGATAAGTCATTACAGAGGCAGTTACTTTTGAAATTGATGACGCGATAGCAACATTTCCAGGACTTAGCTTGTCGACAGTTGTGTTATCTGAAACATTTTAAATCCTCATTGGATAAGCATCGTATACAAAATACAAAAGATTGTGTGCTTATTTCAAGGATCACTGaatttataaaaactaaaatcgTACCTTTTTTGGCCATGTATAACTTTATCTTTTCATACGTTGGGAATTGAATTGCTACATGACTTACGCCAGCTAATGAAGGCACGATGCCACTGCATCAAAGAATATAATACCATCAGAACTCACAACTAAATACACAAGAAACATTCAACTTATCACATTATAAGTTTTGTTTCTGTAGctgtcaaaaaatattttttttgaacaagccaaaatgagatatttatataaacaaaagtctactcagcacaagacgtaccaaggAAGACAGCTGTcaaaaaatattagtttctGTTTGTATTTAACttggaaaaagaaaattatactCATTGATCCAAATGATGATGTgacattattatataaatattgcATAGAAAACATTAGGGAATTCCAACAAGACTGAATACTGAATACGATTAAATGATTGAtctgtttttttgttttctgaAAATATATTGGTCATAGAATTATATCAGTCATCTAAATTTTAATcattcttatttatttcttaataATTCATCTCACTTTAACCAATTAACATATAATGTAATCTTAGCTACACTCTTGCCAAGTTCTTTTCATGACAGCATGTCTCagattttcatcatttttaaaagaaaagtaATAGTATACATAGATGTTAACTGGAACTCAGTTAATTTTCTTGAGAAGAGATATTATTTGGCAAAGTTATGTACACAAATTGACAGTGCTGTCTAcgttatatttaataaaaaatacagaTCCCCCCATCTAAAAAGtactcattattattttatactgtCTTCCTAAATATGGCTTCCACCATCATGTCTTTTATATTGCCGACCCCAccttgtgaaaaaaaaaagcctGGTTTATGTTATTGTTTCCTCATGATATAGGATTAACAAGTTATCAGCTAGCTACTATTCATTGGGAAAGACATAATGCAAATAAAAGTATTATACTAGACATGAACCCtttgtattttcataaaatattaaatcaaatcataaaccttaaatataagaaccaaaCAGAAGACCTACCTATATAGTCCTCGCAGGCCTTCCTCATGTGTAATCCTTCTCAAAGCGGAAAGAACACTCGTGTAAGGAACAACATTAGGCCTCATTCCTTGCGTCTAACAGGTATCAGggggaaaaaattaattaatatcgaACATAACAAGAGCATGTATCGGTATCAATCAACAAGTGAAATAAAGAGCTCATATTTTGATAATAATCATCATTGAAACAGAAAGAGGTACAACCAACGAATACAAGTTAAAACACAATACAGCAACAACTATTCAATTTAACCGATTAGTTAGGATAGCAAACATTCTAATATGGATAGCTTGCAAACtctaaatttctttaaaataaatacgGTGACAGAATCATACAAATATATGTTTGATTGAAACACGTCaacagtaaaaaataaaaaataaaaaaagaaacagaaaaaaaagTGTGCATTCCGTTTTACATATATTTTGCAAGATTACAGACATGAGAAACATTAACTCACTTGGAGTCTTGTCTTAACAACCCACAATGGATTTGTAGATATTGCTGTTGCGGCCCCAGCACCAGCAGCAGCTATAATATTTTCAATAGCTGTAAGTTCGTCGCAACCCTCTGCGATAGTATTACCAAGAAATATTGTCATGTAAAAAGTAGTAAATTCAGCAAATGTCAATAAAGGATTTGAGGTAAACAGAATTGGTAGGCATAAGATAGTATCATAATTCCAAGAACAAATGCAATAAtcattttgataatatttaccATGTGATCGAAGCAATCCCTTTAGTTGCTCATAACATGTGAAGTAAACCTACAGttgaaataaatttattgtCATTTCAAAAGATGTGAATATGAAGAGAAGCCATtacaaacatatgattaaaccaataaataaaaagattgttcatcttctaatataagaaatactacctctgtccctaattataagccctttcaagaaagaaaaaaactgtACACAAGATCCATAAAATGAAATTACTAACAGTAAACAATATGGATGTATTTTAAAAAGGTAGGCATAAGAAGAATATGAACAAATTGCCAAACATAACTCTCTTTCGATAGAGATGCAAAAGCTTGTTTATCTCTCCAGATCTAAACAGTCACTGAGGCAGAATATTCCACTAGATTCCATTACAAAATTAAGCAcataaagatataaaaaaaaataaaagttttaacTGTTGAGTAGATCAAGAATTTGCCAGCTAGTGGTTATAAGCAATAAATAAGTCTGCAAGTTGGCTGGTAAAGACTATATCCTAGAGATAGAGAGTACAAAGGATTTTATGACGAATAACATTTGCTGTGATGATTAATTAGTTTTTCATAAGATCCGTATGACAGTGACTCCAAATTATGCAGTTATCACTTATTATCAATTATACCTTGTCTTTGATTGTTCATCTAAACCGAATTACACATAACATATCATCTTTTACTACAACAGCCGCTAATCACAACACAAAAACAGGCAACGATAAAAGAAACTCACTGCCCAGTTTGGAAGTAATGCCAATATTGTTGGTGAAAGGCCACGGTACATTCCCCTGAAGCCTTCAGTCCTAACAATATTCTGCAAGCTCGTGATAATAACACTACCTAGGAGAAAATTAAAGGTTAGGCTCCAAAATTTATTCATACTGAAATAGTACTACTACAGTAGCACTACATATATCAGTGATACTTTGAATCAGTGTTGTCAAATTAGCAGATACAGCGGCCCTATAGCACTATTATAGTATAGCAGAAGTTAACAAACCGCTATTCTTCGGCGATACACGATTTAATACAAAGTGCTGTCAAATAGCAGCTATTATTGCAGCGCAATAGTATAACACTATAATGTAGCATATTTTGAACAGACAACTATATTCCGCTATTTGCAATTGACAACACTGCTCTGAATTGAACTATCCGAACTCCTAATCAAGTTTCAACAATACAATTAAAAAATCTAAGCCTCATATTAATGATACAAACACCTAACTCTCAACagaaaaattaaactcaaaGGAATTAAACTAACCaattagaaaaattaaaccTAACAGAAATCCAACAACAACCTCAACATTGTCCATGACCCATTAAGAAATTAACAAGAAGTGTACCTTTCTGCACAGGTGGCAGACCATGAACCTGTAACCTTGTCTTGATCACATCCAAAGGACACACAAACGTAGCAGCTATTGCCCCTATAATCATATCACAATGTCAAACAATCAATTCttaaaaacacatgaaaattaacaataaaaatgaataagacACAAAAAAAGTTAAGATTTTGAGAGAAACCCATTAAAGCTAAACTCAAAATAAGAAAAGGGTCAAaaccaaaaatacaaaaaagaacaaaaaattacCAGCAGCAGCACCAGCACCAGCGTTGTAGATTAAATTCCTGATATTATGACTATTATCAGAAGTTTGACAATTACTACTCATATTAGAATCTAAAAGTACCCTTTTAATGGCAATTCAACAGAGTTAGTTAACGAATTAAAAGCAAAGTAGTTTGAGTAAAATGGTGGGTGGAAGAAACAAATTCACATGGTAGATCTTAAAGAATTTGTGTCTTTATATAACATTGCATGTGTTGAAGGAAAAAAAGGGGTTTTGtagaaaaaagagagaatttttgGGGTAAACGTGAAAGAAGGGACTTGAATTGATCTAAGAAGGGGAATTTAAACGTGTAATTGGGGAATTAAGTGAGAAAACAAGACTGGTTTTGGAGTTGAAAGTAGAAAGAGTCTCATGCGAATATGTTCGGTTGTTTCTCTTATGTTATTATTGAGTAGTTTGTTTGTTGTCTTTTGGGGTCTGCTTTGGGGTTAAGAGCATACGATTCAGGTGTCACTGTCAATGTAAATTCTTGAACCAAGCTTTCATTGCCTACCCTTTTTTcgaaggatttaattgatatgcaccgacggtgtaaaataattttacacagtCAATCAATACCAATCAtattttccgccacatcaccccacttcaccccactttcttgacatgacatgacaaaatgatggttatttattggacgatcgtgtaaaactattttacaccgtcaatgcatatcaattaaactctttttcgAAACCCATGACAAAATcttactattatttattttttaattaattttggtaGGGAGAAAAAAGAATTAACAATAGTACCACGAATTGGTTCAAGTGTTCGATTTCCAACTCATGCTTATAAAGATAATTTGGTTGGTAGGAAAGAACCCACTAGGCATGACAATTGGGCGAATCAGGGGTGAATTTTGACTTTCCCAAACtaaaacccataaagttcgagTTTCTCCAAATCCGTCTCAATTCTCAACGGGTATGAAAAGTAGAACACCAAACTCGTACCCAATTCCAACTCGCTTCTATATGAATTTGGTTAagttttggtaattttttaattataaaagcgGTAAAAGTTGAAAACGATTTATTTTCgacaatatgatttttttaaacaaagaatataaatagaaaaaagcaattttatttaaaactcaatttaaaaataaacacagACATATATAATTTAAGATTTTGTTTATGCATTTATAATTTAAGAGGGGTAAAATGTAATTACACATAAGCGAGGCGGGTTCGGAGTAGGTATCAATGTCTCTATTATCCGCCCCACCCTTGTATTTTAAAATCGGAgaaaactcaaacccgaacctaaacccaaactcagtcaactcaGTTTTCCCCattgggtacccgcgggtatgaGTTATATTGTCATGCCTAGAACCCACATTGTGTGAGAGAATGTTTGatctaacaattttgatatttttaaacggcaaaaatttatctttatttttattttttcatcacCAGTATCTGGCACATTGGACCGCCTAATCAGGTTTGGAGGTCAATTTTGGCATCAAGTGCTTCCAGCCCCTtcctgatcgcagttgcggggaatGGAAATGTGATCTTCCTTACCAAAGTATGGCGTGTCCAGTTTcaatcaccactggaccaactaatgattggtttccaaaaagaggtgcaacacaagaaCTTCTTGGGAGGTCACCCAACCTGGTACTACTCTCTATATTTAAAATGCCAAATTCATCTTAGGACCCGTTTGGTGTGTAAGATAAGATAGTGATAAGATAAGATATAAAACAGGACAAAGATAGGACCcgtttaaaatatattttataaaataaataagtaaattattttcttatcctATTATGCcagtaacccagctcaaatttaGGATTAACTTTTTAACTAGAGgaacatgataggataagtttcaagataaacttatcatatcatgttgtGTCACTAAACACTGATTGAGACAAAATATgataacagttatcctatcctgtcaccaaacgagcccttggggtcttttaagttttgtgtttgtaacaaataagttgtttatgttttttagataacaaataagtaatttaaatttctaatttgcttaaatgcattttttgtCCCCCATTTTATATAATGGGCATTTTTTGTCTTTCTAATTTATTGCATTGTTGCTCTTCAAATTATTCTCCGTTACAAAAACACCAACGAGGCCGTTAACTTAGTGATGTTGAATTGAAAACTATGTTTTGGCTTCCGGATAACAAGGTTTATCGTTCAATCCACCTCATTAACGATTAAGTCAACGTTTTTGCAACAAGGGATATAACTGAAAATGTAATGGTGCAATAAATTAGAAACTTACCTATTTGTTACATAAAAAACTggaaatgttaatttttattttaatttttaaataacgtatcctggccaaattactcaaaatgagcaaacaagtgacaattacatatttaagttaagtactacccaaaaaggACATAATTAGTACTATCCcccaaaaaaaacatcattagTACTACCAAAAAAGACACAGTTGGTTATCCATAAAGAACAACATACTCTAATATTCACTATTTAAGAGGAAACACAGATTGTATCAGTCTCCTCTCATCTGTTTCCatcatcaaagaacattaaATTTCTCAAAGATATTCTCTTCTCATTTGAATTCTTCTCATATCTTAGGTCGTTGCGATTTCTCTGTTGATATTGCAAGTAGTGAAGTTAGTGGAGTTGTTTTCTCGTACTATTTTTGTCTTGATATCCAACTGTTGTAGATGTCAATATCATTGGATCGCTTGATTAGACCGTTGGAGGTGTTCATTCTTCTTATATGAATATTCTCTTGATCACCAGATGCTtcaattcttcaaaaaaatcattttgccATGATACAAATGAGTAGGCCTAGAGGATGACAAAGTATATATCTTCAATATATGTCAAGAGGATGAAGTGTAGTGTTGACTTTGACTTCCCTAATCTTCTGTTGTGTACAGAGGAAGAATGTGTGTATACAGATAATAATGATTATATCTAGAGTTTGATAGTATTATGCGTTCCAAAGCTTAAGTTATCTTGTCCAGAGCATCATTAAATGTTACGGAGAGGAACAAACACATTAGAGAAACAAATTATTCTTGCAAatattgttatcatcaaaattcaaaattagaGGCTATTATTCTTAAATCCATTTTGTTCAATAATCTCTCCCTTTTTTATGATGATAAATGTCCATATTTGACGAACAATTTTGCTTAAAGAAAATGTGTACAGAGCATAATGAATACTCACCTTATGATTAAGCTATAGTAAAAATTTAACTTGTTTTAACCAGAGCAAAATCAGAGtgaattaatattattttttctctccctCTTTTGTcatcaacaaaaagaaaacatggagaaagaaagaaatattgCAGGGCACAAAGTATTagtaacaaaatatattaaataagcAGAGTTAAACAGATTAAATATGCattaaatagaaggaaaaaaatctaAGGATTCCTTGACACTATTTGTGAAAGCTTGGCCATCAAGGAATCTAACTTTTGTGCTTGCACATCCATCTTATCTTCAAGTTTCTTCTGATTAGCCACAAGTTATTCATTTTGCTCACTCACAGCTTGGTTTTGTTCACACAAACTATCAAGTCTTGACCAATGAGATACTAGAGTATTACTTGTAGTCGTAATCAATTGATCAAACTGATACTTTAGTACAGCAACAGGAGGAAGTGACTCTTCAATGGTGGTTTCTAGAACCTAAATACCATTTGCCATTATAGGTCCAAAATCATTCAATAAAGGCATAGAAGTTGAGACTAATTATAGTAGAGTTTGAAGTCCAGGAGCAAGAAACTTTCTCATGTTCCTTTTTTGCACAACTACCTTCATTGCTTGCAACAACATTGTGAAACAACTGAAAAAGCGAAGCAACAACAATTCTAAAGTTTAGCACCTCTTGTTTTCAACATCCAACTCGTTACTCAGGCCAGACTTTCCCATTTGATCTTTATGTCTTCTAGGTTCATAGAGACAAGACTTTCCTCTTGATAAAATAGGAGTGAAATTCCTCAAGTTGAGGGAAGGCTAGAGATGGAGGTTGAGGTATGTCTAGATTCAAATTAGGTTCAGGAGATTGGGTGATTTGATTGGATGATTCCAGAGTTTGGGAGGGATTGGTTGGAGAGATAATGATGTTGGAGTGTTCTACCAAGGTAAAGTTAAAATAGGTGAAGGATTATGTGGGTTAGATACAGTAGGTTCAAGTTCCCATCCACCTTTAAAATTGGACCGATCATTGAACCTGCGTGCACCACTTTAAGATTTAATTGATTGGATCGAAATTCAACCAATGTTGACAATGAAGATCGAACTTAGGATCTCATGCATATACCCAAATCTCTCACCAGATCAGACAATTTTTGATCAAatacatattatatttttaaataataataaaccaaatttaataactacacaatattcataattttacaccatattttttgaaaatataattttacattattaaaaacataaaatatcataaatcaACATGATTCTCGATTGTTTAGCATAGAAGTTTTCATACTTGATCAAACTGGATGTAGGTCCGATTTACGATTCAACCGATCCAATCGGATTTTAAttaccttatatatatatatatatatatatatgcttttttttatgatttacgGTGTTGAAGTGAAAAGTATAAAATGTGGCATTCTAAGTCTTTTAAAAGAAATCAAAACATGGAGCTCAATTGGCTAATGAACTTGAGAATCTGAATTCGAATCCTAGATGGAACAATTTTTTGACCGgactttacttaccttgcgCCAAACTCCATATTACTAGACAAATTTTTACAAGTTACTTTAATTTGGGATAAGCTACGTGACTTGCTTTATTACTTGCACATCTAATTTATCACTTATTAAGATTTGGAATTTAAAGTATCATACATATGAATTTCTTTTTTGACTCATGGttatataaaaccattttaaGTACTAACAAGTGGGGTttcattagaaaaaaaaaacatgtagataatttttgtttgactTGAATATGGTTTTAATATGTCCAAGATATAGTAATTATTTGTCACCAAGCGGTTCGATTCCCCGCAATCGGAGAGtattgaaaccacttgatggtAGAACTgactccgaaccagattaaatcgataaaaaaattggagatCACTCCCATTCTACCAAATTATCCCTTGAGAACTTAAAAAcgtttgttaaattttttgtttaacatCCCTGCAGGCTCACTAATGAGATACCATAATGATAATGTGATTGAATCTTGTAATCAATGTTGTGTTGTGGggtatatataaacaaaaaatttaacaaaaccAACCGCACAAGTTTCAACACTCCATTTCATCTACTTCCAAATATTCTTCTTCTCTAACTCTCCTTCCAACAATGGCACAACCACCTTCTTCTTCCATTCTACACATAACCATCATCACACTAACATGCCACTTCTTCCTCCTCACTCATGCCACAAAAAATCCAGATTTCCATCCATTACTTGCATTCAAAATCGCTTCCGACACATCTAACAAACTCACTTCATGGAACATTACTACAGACCTATGCACATGGTATGGTGTCTCCTGTCTTAGAAACCGTGTCTCCCGCCTTGTCCTCGAAGACCTCGACCTCCACGGCTCCTTTGAACCGTTAACATCTCTCACTCAGCTCCGTGTTCTTAGCCTTAAACGTAACAGTTTTAACGGTCCTATTCCGAATCTCTCCAACCTCACTTCATTAAGACTTCTTTTCCTTTCTTACAACAACTTCTCCGGTGAGTTCCCGGAATCACTCACCTCGTTAACCCGTCTCTACCGTCTTGATCTTTCCCATAACAACATATCTGGTGAGATTCCAGTGAATGTCAACAGTTTGTCTCGCCTCCTCACTCTTCGCCTTGACGGAAATCAAATTGAAGGACACATTCCAAATATAAACCTCTCTAACCTCCAAGACTTCAATGTCTCCGGTAACATTCTCTCTGGTCGAATACCGGAGTTACTTTCGGGTTTTCCAGATTCGTCTTTCACACAAAACCCGTCTCTATGTGGTAAACCATTGCAAAAATGTAAAGATGTTCCTGCCCTTGCTTCGTCATTGGTTCCACTTCCATCTTCTTCGGGTTCAATGCCGGGAAACAAGTCCCATGGAAATGGAGGTCCAAGAATGGGGACTTTGGTCTTAATTACAATTATCCTCGGCGATGTATTGGTACTCGCCATTGTTTCATTGCTTCTATACTGCTACTTCTGGCGCAACCACTCTAACAAGATGGAGGAAAGAAAAGAAGCAGAGTCGAATTCAAAGAGTATAGAGGGTGAAAATCAAAAGATGGTTTATATTGGGCAACAAGGGTTGGATAAAGGTAATAAAAT
It contains:
- the LOC123911680 gene encoding nicotinamide adenine dinucleotide transporter 1, chloroplastic-like; this translates as MSSNCQTSDNSHNIRNLIYNAGAGAAAGAIAATFVCPLDVIKTRLQVHGLPPVQKGSVIITSLQNIVRTEGFRGMYRGLSPTILALLPNWAVYFTCYEQLKGLLRSHEGCDELTAIENIIAAAGAGAATAISTNPLWVVKTRLQTQGMRPNVVPYTSVLSALRRITHEEGLRGLYSGIVPSLAGVSHVAIQFPTYEKIKLYMAKKDNTTVDKLSPGNVAIASSISKVTASVMTYPHEVIRSRLQEQGHAKNSGVHYAGVIDCTKKVFLKEGIPGFYRGCATNLLRTTPSAVITFTSYEMIYRFLTRSIPQNEPSKPKPEASAVNTKNGDDKDQSPSQSNKIPLRNKEQLTRH
- the LOC123911681 gene encoding probable leucine-rich repeat receptor-like protein kinase At1g68400; this encodes MAQPPSSSILHITIITLTCHFFLLTHATKNPDFHPLLAFKIASDTSNKLTSWNITTDLCTWYGVSCLRNRVSRLVLEDLDLHGSFEPLTSLTQLRVLSLKRNSFNGPIPNLSNLTSLRLLFLSYNNFSGEFPESLTSLTRLYRLDLSHNNISGEIPVNVNSLSRLLTLRLDGNQIEGHIPNINLSNLQDFNVSGNILSGRIPELLSGFPDSSFTQNPSLCGKPLQKCKDVPALASSLVPLPSSSGSMPGNKSHGNGGPRMGTLVLITIILGDVLVLAIVSLLLYCYFWRNHSNKMEERKEAESNSKSIEGENQKMVYIGQQGLDKGNKMVFFEGAKRFELEDLLRASAEMLGKGTLGTVYKAVLDDGSVVAVKRLKEVQIGGKKEFEQRMEVLGKLRHSNIVCLKAYYFARDEKLLVFDYMVNGSLFWLLHGNRGPGRTPLDWTTRLKIASGAAKGVSFIHNHNNNLTHGNIKSTNILIDVSGNAHVADFGLSIFTTPSNRRSNGYRAPESSDGRKQSQKSDVYAFGVLLMEILTGKCPSAVDGGTEVELPKWVQSVVREEWTAEVFDLELMRYKDAEEDMVTLLQIALTCTAILPDQRPKISHVVKRIEELRDVASCHDTLDSVYDSPSLSDDATGAGGAIH